A part of Sulfurifustis variabilis genomic DNA contains:
- a CDS encoding HAMP domain-containing protein: protein MQIRESGRSRNENQLAPVLAALRNLGKGDTSVRLPAESDGMAGLMATAFNDVAEANQRMTNEMAAMVAGLRALARGDAAVRLPIEWTGVAGRVAEAFNQVVEMNQRMSEELDRLSRVVGKEGQLNRRGSLGDASGFWRTSIESVNALIDDLVHPTRETARVIGAVAKGDLSQTMATEIDDRPLQGEFLRSARTINKMVNQLGSFASEVTRVAREVGTEGRLGGQADVPGVAGTWKDLTDSVNSMASNLTGQVRNIADVTTAVAMGDLSKKITVDVKGEILELKNTINTMVDQLRSFASEVTRVAREVGTEGKLGGQARVEGVSGTWKDLTDSVNSMAGNLTGQVRNIADVTTAVASGDLSKKITVDVQGEFLELKNTVNTMVDQLRSFASEVTRVAREVGTEGKLGGQARVEGVSGTWKDLTDSVNSMAGNLTGQVRNIADVTTAVASGDLSKKITVDVKGEILELKNTINTMVDQLRAFASEVTRVAREVGTEGKLGGQADVPGVAGTWKDLTDSVNSMASNLTGQVRNIADVTKAVASGDLSKKITVDVKGEILELKNTVNTMVDQLSSFAAEVTRVAREVGTEGKLGGQARVTGVSGTWKDLTDSVNFMAGNLTSQVRGIAKVVTAVANGDLKQKLTVEAKGEIAALADTINSMTDTLATFADQVTTVAREVGVEGKLGGQAKVPGAAGTWKGLTENVNQLAANLTTQVRAIAEVTKAVTQGDLTRSITVEAQGEVAALKDKINEMIRNLKDTTHKNTEQDWLKTNLAKFSRMLQGQKDLNTVGRLILSELCPVVAAQQAEFYVLDGDEEYARLTLLASYASEGQRALHKQLDLGEGLVGQCALEKRKIVLTDVPPDYIRIASGLGAAIPQNILVLPIVFEGQVKGVLELASFERFNRTHQAFLDELTESIGIVLNTIEANMRTEGLLKQSQSLAEELQSRQLELQQTNQALQEKAGLLAHQNEEVERKNREVEQARQALEEKAEQLALTSKYKSEFLANMSHELRTPLNSLLILADQLCKNPEGNLSRRQIGFARAIHSSGNDLLTLINDILDLSKIESGTVVVDPSELRLDDLRHYVERTFRPVAESRNVDFLIQLDARLPRSIVTDSKRLQQILKNLLSNAFKFTHQGQVALVIEPAEAGHAREVGDPNGGADMLAFSVRDTGIGIPPEKQQIIFEAFQQADGSTSRKYGGTGLGLAISRELSQLLGGKIRLTSVPKKGSAFTLYLPRVYTPARLPRRPALEAGPPAGASLPGRTGEADGPTSSATVPMLASDFELPPPVDEIGDDRANLHPGDRTLLIVENDLPFARVLLETAREKGFKGIVTSFGALASALAHEYRPEAITLDLFLPDIDGWRVLNRLKGDLATRHIPIHVISTDEAREQAASAGAAGFLPKPIQGKDVLERFLDGLSEHAARPGRNVLVVDADSDRRRRVIAAIDGADVRIREAADVDAVPALLDADRYDCLVFGAGAAGLDLARLGTSPPGAAAGVPVIVYDPDDRVTEDGADWKRQSGRGFVRRVRSPERLLDVASLVLHRPVSALTDDQRRVLEELHRSDRVLRGKKVLIVDDDMRNIFAVTTILEDFEMAVVSAENGRDAIRTLRAQPDVDIVLMDIMMPELDGIATMQEIRRIPELRQLPIIAVTAKAMKGDRERCLAAGAWDYLSKPVDTDQMLAVLRAWLHR from the coding sequence ATGCAGATTCGTGAGTCCGGTCGCAGCAGGAACGAAAACCAGTTAGCGCCCGTGCTGGCCGCGTTGCGCAACCTCGGGAAGGGGGACACCTCGGTCCGCCTGCCGGCGGAGTCGGACGGGATGGCCGGACTGATGGCGACGGCGTTCAACGACGTGGCCGAGGCCAACCAGCGCATGACGAACGAGATGGCCGCGATGGTGGCGGGCCTGCGGGCGCTCGCGCGCGGGGACGCGGCGGTGCGCCTGCCGATCGAGTGGACCGGCGTGGCCGGCCGCGTGGCGGAGGCCTTCAACCAGGTGGTCGAGATGAACCAGCGGATGAGCGAGGAGCTCGATCGGCTGAGTCGCGTCGTCGGCAAGGAGGGTCAGCTCAACCGCCGCGGCTCGCTGGGCGACGCGAGCGGCTTCTGGCGCACCTCCATCGAATCCGTCAACGCCCTCATCGACGATCTGGTGCACCCGACGCGCGAGACGGCGCGCGTCATCGGCGCCGTGGCCAAGGGCGATCTGTCGCAGACGATGGCGACCGAGATCGACGATCGGCCGCTGCAGGGCGAGTTCCTCCGCTCCGCCCGCACCATCAACAAGATGGTCAACCAGCTCGGTTCGTTCGCCTCCGAGGTCACGCGCGTCGCGCGCGAGGTGGGCACGGAAGGACGTCTCGGCGGGCAGGCCGACGTGCCCGGCGTCGCGGGCACCTGGAAGGACCTGACCGACAGCGTGAACTCGATGGCGAGCAACCTGACGGGCCAGGTGCGCAACATCGCCGACGTCACCACGGCCGTGGCCATGGGCGATCTCTCGAAGAAGATCACCGTCGACGTGAAGGGCGAGATCCTCGAGCTCAAGAACACCATCAACACGATGGTCGACCAGCTGCGCTCCTTCGCCTCCGAGGTGACGCGCGTCGCGCGCGAGGTCGGCACCGAAGGCAAGCTCGGCGGCCAGGCGCGCGTGGAGGGCGTGTCGGGCACCTGGAAGGACCTCACCGACAGCGTGAACTCGATGGCCGGCAACCTCACCGGCCAGGTGCGCAACATCGCCGACGTCACGACCGCAGTCGCGAGCGGCGACCTCTCGAAGAAGATCACCGTCGACGTCCAGGGCGAGTTCCTCGAGCTCAAGAACACCGTGAACACCATGGTCGACCAGCTGCGCTCCTTCGCCTCCGAGGTGACGCGCGTCGCGCGCGAGGTCGGCACCGAAGGCAAGCTCGGCGGCCAGGCGCGCGTGGAGGGCGTGTCGGGCACCTGGAAGGACCTCACCGACAGCGTGAACTCGATGGCCGGCAACCTCACCGGCCAGGTGCGCAACATCGCCGACGTCACGACCGCAGTCGCGAGCGGCGACCTCTCGAAGAAGATCACCGTCGACGTGAAGGGCGAGATCCTGGAGCTCAAGAACACGATCAACACGATGGTCGATCAGCTGCGCGCGTTCGCCTCCGAGGTCACGCGCGTCGCGCGCGAGGTCGGCACCGAAGGCAAGCTCGGCGGCCAGGCCGACGTGCCCGGCGTCGCCGGTACCTGGAAGGACCTCACCGACAGCGTGAACTCGATGGCGAGCAACCTCACCGGCCAGGTGCGCAACATCGCCGACGTGACCAAGGCGGTCGCGAGCGGGGACCTCTCGAAGAAGATCACCGTCGACGTGAAGGGCGAGATCCTCGAGCTCAAGAACACCGTGAACACGATGGTGGATCAGCTGAGCTCCTTCGCGGCCGAGGTGACGCGCGTCGCGCGCGAGGTGGGCACGGAAGGCAAGCTCGGCGGCCAGGCGCGCGTGACGGGCGTGTCGGGCACCTGGAAGGACCTGACCGACAGCGTGAACTTCATGGCCGGCAACCTGACGAGCCAGGTGCGCGGCATCGCGAAGGTCGTGACGGCGGTCGCGAACGGCGACCTGAAGCAGAAGCTGACCGTCGAGGCCAAGGGCGAGATCGCGGCGCTCGCCGACACGATCAACAGCATGACCGACACCCTCGCGACCTTCGCCGACCAGGTGACCACGGTGGCGCGCGAGGTCGGCGTCGAGGGCAAGCTCGGCGGCCAGGCGAAGGTGCCCGGCGCGGCCGGCACGTGGAAGGGCCTCACCGAGAACGTGAACCAGCTCGCGGCGAACCTGACGACGCAGGTGCGCGCGATCGCGGAAGTGACGAAGGCCGTGACGCAGGGCGACCTCACGCGGTCGATCACGGTGGAGGCGCAGGGGGAAGTGGCGGCGCTCAAGGACAAGATCAACGAGATGATCCGCAACCTCAAGGACACGACGCACAAGAACACCGAGCAGGACTGGCTCAAGACGAACCTCGCCAAGTTCAGCCGCATGCTCCAGGGCCAGAAGGACCTGAACACCGTGGGCCGGCTGATCCTGTCCGAGCTCTGCCCGGTCGTCGCCGCGCAGCAGGCCGAGTTCTACGTGCTCGACGGCGACGAGGAGTACGCCCGGCTGACGCTGCTGGCGAGCTACGCCTCCGAGGGGCAGCGCGCCCTGCACAAGCAGCTCGACCTCGGCGAAGGCCTGGTCGGGCAGTGCGCGCTCGAGAAGCGCAAGATCGTCCTTACGGACGTGCCGCCCGATTACATCCGCATCGCGTCCGGGCTCGGCGCGGCCATCCCGCAGAACATCCTGGTGCTGCCGATCGTGTTCGAGGGCCAGGTGAAGGGGGTGCTGGAGCTGGCCTCGTTCGAGCGCTTCAACCGCACGCACCAGGCCTTCCTCGACGAGCTGACCGAAAGCATCGGCATCGTGCTCAACACGATCGAGGCCAACATGCGCACGGAGGGCCTGCTCAAGCAGTCCCAGTCGCTGGCCGAGGAGCTGCAGAGCCGGCAGCTCGAGCTGCAGCAGACCAACCAGGCGCTGCAGGAGAAGGCCGGCCTGCTCGCTCACCAGAACGAGGAGGTGGAGCGCAAGAACCGCGAGGTGGAACAGGCGCGCCAGGCGCTCGAGGAGAAGGCCGAGCAGCTCGCGCTCACCTCCAAGTACAAGTCGGAGTTCCTCGCGAACATGTCGCACGAGCTGCGCACGCCGCTGAACAGCCTGCTGATCCTCGCCGACCAGCTCTGCAAGAACCCGGAGGGGAACCTCTCCCGGCGCCAGATCGGCTTCGCGCGCGCGATCCATTCGTCCGGCAACGACCTGCTCACCCTGATCAACGACATCCTGGACCTGTCGAAGATCGAGTCGGGCACCGTCGTGGTCGACCCGAGCGAGCTGCGCCTCGACGACCTGCGCCACTATGTCGAGCGCACCTTCCGGCCGGTCGCCGAGTCGCGCAACGTCGACTTCCTGATTCAGCTCGACGCGCGGCTGCCCAGGTCCATCGTCACGGACTCCAAGCGTCTCCAGCAGATCCTGAAGAACCTGCTTTCGAACGCCTTCAAGTTCACGCACCAGGGCCAGGTCGCGCTCGTCATCGAGCCGGCCGAGGCCGGCCACGCCCGCGAGGTCGGCGATCCGAACGGCGGCGCGGACATGCTCGCGTTCTCGGTCCGCGATACGGGCATCGGCATTCCGCCGGAGAAGCAGCAGATCATCTTCGAGGCGTTCCAGCAGGCCGACGGCTCGACCTCGCGCAAGTACGGCGGGACCGGACTCGGCCTCGCCATCAGCCGCGAGCTCTCGCAGCTCCTCGGCGGCAAGATCCGTCTCACCAGCGTCCCGAAGAAGGGGAGCGCCTTCACGCTGTACCTGCCGCGCGTCTACACGCCGGCGCGCCTGCCCCGCCGGCCCGCCCTCGAGGCGGGCCCGCCGGCGGGGGCGAGCCTCCCGGGGCGGACGGGCGAGGCCGACGGCCCGACGTCCTCCGCGACCGTCCCGATGCTCGCGTCCGACTTCGAGCTGCCGCCGCCGGTGGACGAGATCGGCGACGATCGCGCGAACCTGCATCCCGGCGACCGCACGCTCCTCATCGTCGAGAACGACCTGCCCTTCGCGCGGGTCCTGCTCGAGACCGCCCGCGAAAAAGGGTTCAAGGGTATCGTGACGTCGTTCGGGGCGCTGGCATCGGCGCTCGCGCACGAGTACCGGCCCGAGGCGATCACGCTGGATCTCTTCCTTCCGGACATCGACGGCTGGCGCGTGCTCAATCGTCTCAAGGGCGATCTCGCGACACGCCACATCCCGATCCACGTCATCTCGACCGACGAGGCGCGGGAGCAGGCGGCGAGCGCCGGCGCGGCCGGATTCCTGCCCAAGCCCATCCAGGGGAAGGACGTGCTCGAGCGGTTCCTCGACGGGCTGTCGGAGCATGCGGCGCGGCCCGGCCGGAACGTGCTCGTTGTCGACGCCGACTCGGACCGGCGGCGGCGCGTGATCGCGGCGATCGACGGGGCGGACGTGCGCATCCGGGAGGCGGCGGACGTCGACGCGGTGCCGGCCCTGCTCGACGCCGACCGGTACGACTGCCTCGTGTTCGGCGCAGGGGCCGCGGGCCTGGACCTGGCGCGGCTGGGCACCTCGCCACCGGGCGCCGCCGCCGGCGTGCCGGTCATCGTCTACGACCCGGACGACCGCGTGACCGAGGACGGCGCCGACTGGAAGCGCCAGAGCGGGCGCGGCTTCGTGCGCCGGGTGCGCTCGCCCGAGCGGCTGCTGGACGTGGCGAGCCTGGTTCTTCACCGGCCGGTCTCCGCGCTGACGGACGACCAGCGCCGGGTGCTCGAGGAGCTGCACCGCTCGGACCGGGTGCTGCGCGGCAAGAAGGTGCTGATCGTGGACGACGACATGCGCAACATCTTCGCGGTGACGACCATCCTGGAGGACTTCGAGATGGCCGTGGTCTCGGCGGAGAACGGCCGTGACGCCATCCGCACGCTGCGCGCGCAGCCCGACGTCGACATCGTGCTCATGGACATCATGATGCCGGAGCTCGACGGCATCGCGACCATGCAGGAGATCCGGCGGATCCCGGAGCTGCGGCAGCTGCCGATCATCGCCGTGACGGCGAAGGCCATGAAGGGCGACCGGGAGCGGTGCCTCGCGGCGGGGGCCTGGGACTATCTCTCGAAACCGGTCGACACCGACCAGATGCTCGCGGTGCTGCGCGCGTGGCTACACCGCTGA
- a CDS encoding DUF5985 family protein translates to METFTLILYLLAIVSSLACTVLLFRGYVRNRTRLLLWSALCFVGLTINNVFLFLDLIIFPAIDLRPTRLMASLVGMLFLLYGFIWESE, encoded by the coding sequence ATGGAGACCTTCACGCTCATCCTGTACCTGCTCGCCATCGTCAGCAGCCTCGCGTGCACCGTGCTTCTCTTTCGCGGCTACGTCCGGAACCGCACGCGGCTTCTCCTGTGGAGCGCGCTCTGCTTCGTGGGCCTGACGATCAACAACGTGTTCCTGTTCCTGGACCTGATCATCTTTCCCGCGATCGACCTGCGCCCGACGCGCCTGATGGCCTCGCTCGTCGGCATGCTGTTCCTGCTGTACGGGTTCATCTGGGAATCGGAATGA
- a CDS encoding DUF5985 family protein, whose translation MIEFLAGAVTLAHIVSAVYFLRFWRKTSDRLFLSFAVAFGLLALNQIAVSVIGAADERTNYAYILRVLGFILIFLAIIDKNVFAVRKGKRRAAPTTPR comes from the coding sequence ATGATCGAATTCCTTGCCGGCGCCGTCACGCTTGCCCACATCGTTTCCGCTGTTTACTTCCTGCGCTTCTGGCGCAAGACTTCCGATCGCCTGTTTCTCAGCTTTGCAGTGGCGTTCGGGCTGCTGGCGCTCAACCAGATCGCCGTGTCCGTCATCGGTGCGGCGGACGAGCGAACCAATTACGCCTACATCCTGCGCGTCCTGGGGTTCATCCTGATTTTTCTGGCCATCATCGACAAGAACGTCTTCGCCGTCCGCAAGGGCAAACGCCGCGCGGCCCCGACCACGCCGCGCTGA